Proteins encoded together in one Oncorhynchus mykiss isolate Arlee chromosome 7, USDA_OmykA_1.1, whole genome shotgun sequence window:
- the LOC100653440 gene encoding multidrug resistance-associated protein 4 isoform X1, with translation MEPVKKDAKTNPSATANLFSQVFFCWLNPLFRIGYKRRLEEDDMYKVLPEDGSERLGEELQRHWDHEVQKAAKELRPPKLTKVLIKCYWKPYAVLGIFTLIEEVIKVIQPVFLGKLIQYFENYDPDNMDALYEAFGYAAGVCLSTLILAITHHLYFFHVQRTGMKMRVAMCHMIYKKALCLSSAAMGKTTTGQIVNLLSNDVNKFDEVTIFLHFLWVGPLQAAAVLGLLWVEIGPSCLAGMAVLVILMPTQTMFGRLFSKFRSKTAALTDNRIRTMNEVVSGIRIIKMYAWEKPFSALVNDVRRKEISKIMSSSYLRGLNMASFFAASKIIVFITFTVYVLLGNTISASRVFVAVSLYSAVRLTVTLFFPSAIEKLSETRISVRRIKNFLLLDEIVKSEHGFLQEEKQEPNVEIQDLICYWDTSQDAPSLQNLSLTVKSEQLVAVIGPVGAGKSSLLSAILGELPHDKGVLKVKGQLTYASQQPWVFPGTIRSNILFGKALHPQKYEKVLRACALKRDMELLPDGDLTVIGDRGATLSGGQKARVNLARAVYQDADIYLLDDPLSAVDAEVGRHLFEQCICGILKNKPRILVTHQLQYLQAANQILVLKEGHMVARGTYSELQRSGVDFTSLLKREEEGPQAPGVETECRSPCSRTLSQNSEVSHTSSIRSVKDGTEQLPAEPVQTVVEESRSEGTIGVGLYVKYLKAGANILVLIGVVLLQFLAQAAYILQDWWLAYWAGEQEKLNVNGTVTIQNGVNVTEQLNLDFYLGIYAGLTGATLIFGFARSLVMFNVLVKAAQSLHNRMFNSILRTPVRFFDVNPIGRVLNRFSKDIGQLDAALPWTFVDFIQIFLQIIGVVAVAASVIPWILIPLAPLIIVFLFLRRYFLQTSRDVKRLESTTRSPVFSHLSSSLQGLWTIRAFRAEERFQNTFDAYQDLHSESWFLFLVTSRWFAVRLDGMCAVFVTITAFGCLLLRDQVEAGSVGLALSYAVTLMGMFQWGVRQSAEVENMMTSVERVVEYTELESEAPWETQMRPPPEWPSQGLITFDRVSFSYSSDGPVVLKDMKAMFRPKEKVGIVGRTGAGKSSLVSALFRLAEPEGRIYIDGVLTSEIGLHDLRQKMSIIPQDPVLFTGTMRKNLDPFSQHTDEDLWNALQEVQLKSVVEELPNKMETVLAESGSNFSVGQRQLVCLARAVLRKNRILIIDEATANVDPRTDELIQKTIRDKFRECTVLTIAHRLNTIIDSDRILVLDAGQIHAYDEPYTLLQNHDGIFFKMVQQTGRQEAVALLQSAKQAYNSRSRPSTSNGGVGADGNLVIFETAL, from the exons ATGGAACCGGTAAAAAAAGATGCGAAGACGAATCCATCGGCAACAGCTAATCTTTTCTCACAGGTATTCTTCTG CTGGCTAAATCCTTTGTTCCGCATTGGATACAAACGGAGGTTAGAGGAAGATGACATGTACAAAGTGCTTCCGGAGGATGGatctgagagactgggagaggaactACAGAG GCACTGGGACCATGAGGTGCAGAAAGCTGCTAAAGAACTCAGGCCTCCCAAACTCACCAAAGTCCTCATCAAGTGCTACTGGAAACCCTACGCAGTGCTGGGGATCTTTACTCTTATTGAG GAGGTGATTAAGGTGATCCAGCCAGTGTTCTTGGGAAAGCTGATCCAGTACTTTGAGAATTACGATCCTGATAATATGGACGCACTGTATGAGGCCTTTGGCTACGCtgctggtgtctgtctgtccaccctGATCCTGGCTATCACGCATCACCTCTACTTCTTCCACGTCCAGAGGACCGGCATGAAGATGCGAGTAGCCATGTGTCACATGATCTACAAGAAG GCCCTGTGTCTCAGCAGTGCAGCGATGGGGAAAACAACCACAGGCCAAATAGTGAACCTGCTATCCAATGATGTCAACAAGTTTGATGAG GTGACTATTTTCCTGCACTTCCTGTGGGTGGGGCCTCTCCAGGCGGCGGCCGTCCTGGGGCTGCTGTGGGTGGAGATTGGCCCATCATGCCTCGCAGGCATGGCCGTCCTCGTCATCCTCATGCCAACGCAGACCATGTTCGGAAGGCTCTTCTCCAAGTTCAG GAGTAAAACCGCTGCCTTGACTGACAATAGGATACGCACCATGAATGAAGTGGTGTCTGGAATCAGGATCATCAAAATGTATGCCTGGGAGAAGCCCTTCTCAGCACTGGTCAATGATGTCAGAAG GAAAGAGATCTCCAAGATCATGTCTAGCTCCTACCTGCGAGGCCTCAACATGGCCTCCTTCTTTGCGGCCAGTAAGATCATCGTCTTCATCACCTTCACCGTCTATGTCCTCCTGGGGAACACCATCTCAGCCAGCCGGGTGTTTGTGGCCGTGTCTTTGTACAGTGCCGTCCGCCTCACCGTCACCCTCTTCTTCCCCTCGGCCATAGAGAAACTGTCTGAGACGCGCATCAGCGTCCGCAGGATCAAG AATTTTCTCCTGTTGGATGAGATTGTGAAAAGCGAACATGGATTCCTCCAGGAGGAGAAGCAAGAGCCCAATGTGGAGATCCAGGACCTGATTTGCTACTGGGACACG AGTCAGGACGCCCCATCTCTCCAGAACCTGTCACTCACAGTAAAGTCAGAGCAGCTTGTCGCTGTCATTGGACCTGTGGGGGCTGGAAAG TCCTCTCTGCTCAGTGCCATCCTGGGGGAGTTGCCTCACGACAAAGGGGTGTTGAAGGTCAAAGGTCAGCTGACCTATGCCTCCCAGCAGCCCTGGGTGTTCCCCGGAACCATCCGCAGCAACATCCTGTTTGGCAAAGCGCTCCATCCTCAAAAATATGAGAAGGTCCTGAGAGCCTGCGCCCTCAAGAGG GACATGGAGCTGCTGCCAGACGGGGACCTGACAGTGATAGGGGACAGAGGAGCCACCCTCAGTGGGGGACAGAAAGCTAGAGTGAACCTGGCCCG GGCTGTGTACCAGGATGCTGATATCTACCTGCTGGACGACCCTCTAAGTGCTGTGGATGCTGAGGTCGGGAGACACCTGTTTGAACA GTGTATCTGTGGTATTCTGAAGAATAAGCCCCGCATCCTGGTCACCCACCAGTTGCAGTACCTCCAAGCAGCCAATCAGATCCTCGTCCTCAAGGAG GGTCACATGGTGGCAAGGGGGACGTACAGCGAACTCCAGCGCTCTGGGGTCGACTTCACCTCCCTCctgaagagggaagaggaggggccACAAGCCCCAGGGGTGGAGACTGAATGCCGCTCGCCATGCAGCCGCACCCTCTCGCAGAATTCAGAGGTCTCCCACACCTCCTCCATACGCTCTGTTAAAGATGGAACTGAACAGCTTCCG GCAGAGCCTGTCCAGACAGTAGTCGAGGAGAGCCGCTCGGAGGGGACCATCGGCGTCGGCCTCTATGTCAAGTACCTGAAGGCAGGCGCCAACATCCTGGTGTTGATAGGAGTTGTATTACTCCAGTTCCTAGCTCAG GCAGCATATATTCTGCAGGACTGGTGGTTGGCATATTG GGCAGGAGAGCAGGAGAAGCTCAACGTTAACGGCACTGTGACCATCCAAAATGGTGTCAACGTCACTGAACAGCTGAACCTGGATTTCTACCTCGGCATTTACGCAG GTTTGACTGGAGCAACTCTCATCTTTGGCTTTGCCAGGAGTCTGGTGATGTTCAATGTGCTGGTGAAAGCTGCTCAGTCTCTGCACAACCGCATGTTCAACTCTATCCTCCGGACACCTGTACGCTTCTTTGACGTCAACCCAATTG GAAGAGTCCTCAACCGCTTCTCTAAGGACATTGGCCAACTGGACGCGGCCTTACCTTGGACCTTTGTGGACTTCATTCAG ATATTCCTGCAGATCATCGGTGTGGTCGCTGTAGCGGCCTCCGTCATCCCCTGGATCCTCATCCCATTGGCTCCTCTTATCATCGTCTTCCTGTTCCTGAGACGCTACTTCCTGCAGACGTCACGAGATGTCAAGCGCCTGGAATCCACCA CTCGGAGTCCAGTCTTTTCCCACCTGTCCTCGTCCCTCCAAGGTCTGTGGACGATTCGAGCCTTCAGAGCTGAGGAGCGATTCCAAAATACCTTTGACGCTTATCAGGATCTGCACTCAG AATCCTGGTTCCTGTTCCTGGTCACCTCTCGCTGGTTCGCCGTCCGCCTGGATGGCATGTGTGCCGTTTTCGTCACCATCACCGCCTTCGGCTGCCTTCTGCTCCGAGACC AGGTGGAGGCTGGATCTGTAGGCCTGGCGTTGTCCTACGCTGTGACTCTCATGGGGATGTTCCAGTGGGGGGTACGGCAGAGTGCTGAGGTGGAGAACATG ATGACGTCAGTGGAGAGGGTGGTGGAGTACACAGAGCTGGAGAGTGAAGCACCCTGGGAAACCCAGATGCGTCCTCCTCCTGAGTGGCCGAGCCAAGGCCTCATCACCTTTGACCGAGTCAGCTTCTCCTACAGCTCAGACGGACCTGTGGTCCTGAAGGACATGAAGGCCATGTTCAGGCCCAAAGAAAAGGTTGGCATCGTGGGCAGGACGGGTGCGGGGAAAAGCTCCCTGGTATCGGCGCTCTTCCGCCTGGCAGAGCCAGAGGGCAGGATCTACATTGATGGAGTTCTGACCTCCGAGATCGGCCTCCATGACCTGCGCCAGAAGATGTCCATCATACCTCAG GACCCAGTGCTTTTCACCGGCACCATGAGGAAGAACCTGGACCCTTTCAGCCAGCACACAGACGAGGACCTGTGGAACGCTCTCCAAGAG GTCCAGCTGAAGTCTGTGGTGGAGGAGCTGCCCAATAAGATGGAGACGGTTCTGGCCGAGTCGGGCTCAAACTTCAGTGTGGGTCAGAGGCAGCTGGTCTGTCTGGCCCGAGCCGTTCTGAGGAAGAACCGCATCCTCATCATAGACGAGGCCACAGCCAACGTGGACCCCAG AACAGACGAGTTGATCCAGAAGACGATACGAGACAAGTTCAGGGAGTGCACCGTTCTCACCATCGCCCACCGCCTCAACACCATCATAGACAGCGACCGCATTCTG GTTCTAGACGCGGGTCAGATCCACGCATACGACGAGCCCTACACCCTACTTCAGAACCACGACGGTATCTTCTTCAAGATGGTccagcagacaggcaggcaggaggcTGTTGCCCTCCTGCAGTCAGCTAAACAG GCATACAACAGCCGGAGTCGTCCCAGTACGAGCAACGGAGGGGTTGGAGCGGACGGCAACTTGGTCATCTTTGAGACGGCCCTGTAA
- the LOC100653440 gene encoding multidrug resistance-associated protein 4 isoform X3, translated as MQVTIFLHFLWVGPLQAAAVLGLLWVEIGPSCLAGMAVLVILMPTQTMFGRLFSKFRSKTAALTDNRIRTMNEVVSGIRIIKMYAWEKPFSALVNDVRRKEISKIMSSSYLRGLNMASFFAASKIIVFITFTVYVLLGNTISASRVFVAVSLYSAVRLTVTLFFPSAIEKLSETRISVRRIKNFLLLDEIVKSEHGFLQEEKQEPNVEIQDLICYWDTSQDAPSLQNLSLTVKSEQLVAVIGPVGAGKSSLLSAILGELPHDKGVLKVKGQLTYASQQPWVFPGTIRSNILFGKALHPQKYEKVLRACALKRDMELLPDGDLTVIGDRGATLSGGQKARVNLARAVYQDADIYLLDDPLSAVDAEVGRHLFEQCICGILKNKPRILVTHQLQYLQAANQILVLKEGHMVARGTYSELQRSGVDFTSLLKREEEGPQAPGVETECRSPCSRTLSQNSEVSHTSSIRSVKDGTEQLPAEPVQTVVEESRSEGTIGVGLYVKYLKAGANILVLIGVVLLQFLAQAAYILQDWWLAYWAGEQEKLNVNGTVTIQNGVNVTEQLNLDFYLGIYAGLTGATLIFGFARSLVMFNVLVKAAQSLHNRMFNSILRTPVRFFDVNPIGRVLNRFSKDIGQLDAALPWTFVDFIQIFLQIIGVVAVAASVIPWILIPLAPLIIVFLFLRRYFLQTSRDVKRLESTTRSPVFSHLSSSLQGLWTIRAFRAEERFQNTFDAYQDLHSESWFLFLVTSRWFAVRLDGMCAVFVTITAFGCLLLRDQVEAGSVGLALSYAVTLMGMFQWGVRQSAEVENMMTSVERVVEYTELESEAPWETQMRPPPEWPSQGLITFDRVSFSYSSDGPVVLKDMKAMFRPKEKVGIVGRTGAGKSSLVSALFRLAEPEGRIYIDGVLTSEIGLHDLRQKMSIIPQDPVLFTGTMRKNLDPFSQHTDEDLWNALQEVQLKSVVEELPNKMETVLAESGSNFSVGQRQLVCLARAVLRKNRILIIDEATANVDPRTDELIQKTIRDKFRECTVLTIAHRLNTIIDSDRILVLDAGQIHAYDEPYTLLQNHDGIFFKMVQQTGRQEAVALLQSAKQAYNSRSRPSTSNGGVGADGNLVIFETAL; from the exons ATGCAG GTGACTATTTTCCTGCACTTCCTGTGGGTGGGGCCTCTCCAGGCGGCGGCCGTCCTGGGGCTGCTGTGGGTGGAGATTGGCCCATCATGCCTCGCAGGCATGGCCGTCCTCGTCATCCTCATGCCAACGCAGACCATGTTCGGAAGGCTCTTCTCCAAGTTCAG GAGTAAAACCGCTGCCTTGACTGACAATAGGATACGCACCATGAATGAAGTGGTGTCTGGAATCAGGATCATCAAAATGTATGCCTGGGAGAAGCCCTTCTCAGCACTGGTCAATGATGTCAGAAG GAAAGAGATCTCCAAGATCATGTCTAGCTCCTACCTGCGAGGCCTCAACATGGCCTCCTTCTTTGCGGCCAGTAAGATCATCGTCTTCATCACCTTCACCGTCTATGTCCTCCTGGGGAACACCATCTCAGCCAGCCGGGTGTTTGTGGCCGTGTCTTTGTACAGTGCCGTCCGCCTCACCGTCACCCTCTTCTTCCCCTCGGCCATAGAGAAACTGTCTGAGACGCGCATCAGCGTCCGCAGGATCAAG AATTTTCTCCTGTTGGATGAGATTGTGAAAAGCGAACATGGATTCCTCCAGGAGGAGAAGCAAGAGCCCAATGTGGAGATCCAGGACCTGATTTGCTACTGGGACACG AGTCAGGACGCCCCATCTCTCCAGAACCTGTCACTCACAGTAAAGTCAGAGCAGCTTGTCGCTGTCATTGGACCTGTGGGGGCTGGAAAG TCCTCTCTGCTCAGTGCCATCCTGGGGGAGTTGCCTCACGACAAAGGGGTGTTGAAGGTCAAAGGTCAGCTGACCTATGCCTCCCAGCAGCCCTGGGTGTTCCCCGGAACCATCCGCAGCAACATCCTGTTTGGCAAAGCGCTCCATCCTCAAAAATATGAGAAGGTCCTGAGAGCCTGCGCCCTCAAGAGG GACATGGAGCTGCTGCCAGACGGGGACCTGACAGTGATAGGGGACAGAGGAGCCACCCTCAGTGGGGGACAGAAAGCTAGAGTGAACCTGGCCCG GGCTGTGTACCAGGATGCTGATATCTACCTGCTGGACGACCCTCTAAGTGCTGTGGATGCTGAGGTCGGGAGACACCTGTTTGAACA GTGTATCTGTGGTATTCTGAAGAATAAGCCCCGCATCCTGGTCACCCACCAGTTGCAGTACCTCCAAGCAGCCAATCAGATCCTCGTCCTCAAGGAG GGTCACATGGTGGCAAGGGGGACGTACAGCGAACTCCAGCGCTCTGGGGTCGACTTCACCTCCCTCctgaagagggaagaggaggggccACAAGCCCCAGGGGTGGAGACTGAATGCCGCTCGCCATGCAGCCGCACCCTCTCGCAGAATTCAGAGGTCTCCCACACCTCCTCCATACGCTCTGTTAAAGATGGAACTGAACAGCTTCCG GCAGAGCCTGTCCAGACAGTAGTCGAGGAGAGCCGCTCGGAGGGGACCATCGGCGTCGGCCTCTATGTCAAGTACCTGAAGGCAGGCGCCAACATCCTGGTGTTGATAGGAGTTGTATTACTCCAGTTCCTAGCTCAG GCAGCATATATTCTGCAGGACTGGTGGTTGGCATATTG GGCAGGAGAGCAGGAGAAGCTCAACGTTAACGGCACTGTGACCATCCAAAATGGTGTCAACGTCACTGAACAGCTGAACCTGGATTTCTACCTCGGCATTTACGCAG GTTTGACTGGAGCAACTCTCATCTTTGGCTTTGCCAGGAGTCTGGTGATGTTCAATGTGCTGGTGAAAGCTGCTCAGTCTCTGCACAACCGCATGTTCAACTCTATCCTCCGGACACCTGTACGCTTCTTTGACGTCAACCCAATTG GAAGAGTCCTCAACCGCTTCTCTAAGGACATTGGCCAACTGGACGCGGCCTTACCTTGGACCTTTGTGGACTTCATTCAG ATATTCCTGCAGATCATCGGTGTGGTCGCTGTAGCGGCCTCCGTCATCCCCTGGATCCTCATCCCATTGGCTCCTCTTATCATCGTCTTCCTGTTCCTGAGACGCTACTTCCTGCAGACGTCACGAGATGTCAAGCGCCTGGAATCCACCA CTCGGAGTCCAGTCTTTTCCCACCTGTCCTCGTCCCTCCAAGGTCTGTGGACGATTCGAGCCTTCAGAGCTGAGGAGCGATTCCAAAATACCTTTGACGCTTATCAGGATCTGCACTCAG AATCCTGGTTCCTGTTCCTGGTCACCTCTCGCTGGTTCGCCGTCCGCCTGGATGGCATGTGTGCCGTTTTCGTCACCATCACCGCCTTCGGCTGCCTTCTGCTCCGAGACC AGGTGGAGGCTGGATCTGTAGGCCTGGCGTTGTCCTACGCTGTGACTCTCATGGGGATGTTCCAGTGGGGGGTACGGCAGAGTGCTGAGGTGGAGAACATG ATGACGTCAGTGGAGAGGGTGGTGGAGTACACAGAGCTGGAGAGTGAAGCACCCTGGGAAACCCAGATGCGTCCTCCTCCTGAGTGGCCGAGCCAAGGCCTCATCACCTTTGACCGAGTCAGCTTCTCCTACAGCTCAGACGGACCTGTGGTCCTGAAGGACATGAAGGCCATGTTCAGGCCCAAAGAAAAGGTTGGCATCGTGGGCAGGACGGGTGCGGGGAAAAGCTCCCTGGTATCGGCGCTCTTCCGCCTGGCAGAGCCAGAGGGCAGGATCTACATTGATGGAGTTCTGACCTCCGAGATCGGCCTCCATGACCTGCGCCAGAAGATGTCCATCATACCTCAG GACCCAGTGCTTTTCACCGGCACCATGAGGAAGAACCTGGACCCTTTCAGCCAGCACACAGACGAGGACCTGTGGAACGCTCTCCAAGAG GTCCAGCTGAAGTCTGTGGTGGAGGAGCTGCCCAATAAGATGGAGACGGTTCTGGCCGAGTCGGGCTCAAACTTCAGTGTGGGTCAGAGGCAGCTGGTCTGTCTGGCCCGAGCCGTTCTGAGGAAGAACCGCATCCTCATCATAGACGAGGCCACAGCCAACGTGGACCCCAG AACAGACGAGTTGATCCAGAAGACGATACGAGACAAGTTCAGGGAGTGCACCGTTCTCACCATCGCCCACCGCCTCAACACCATCATAGACAGCGACCGCATTCTG GTTCTAGACGCGGGTCAGATCCACGCATACGACGAGCCCTACACCCTACTTCAGAACCACGACGGTATCTTCTTCAAGATGGTccagcagacaggcaggcaggaggcTGTTGCCCTCCTGCAGTCAGCTAAACAG GCATACAACAGCCGGAGTCGTCCCAGTACGAGCAACGGAGGGGTTGGAGCGGACGGCAACTTGGTCATCTTTGAGACGGCCCTGTAA
- the LOC100653440 gene encoding multidrug resistance-associated protein 4 isoform X2, whose amino-acid sequence MGKTTTGQIVNLLSNDVNKFDEVTIFLHFLWVGPLQAAAVLGLLWVEIGPSCLAGMAVLVILMPTQTMFGRLFSKFRSKTAALTDNRIRTMNEVVSGIRIIKMYAWEKPFSALVNDVRRKEISKIMSSSYLRGLNMASFFAASKIIVFITFTVYVLLGNTISASRVFVAVSLYSAVRLTVTLFFPSAIEKLSETRISVRRIKNFLLLDEIVKSEHGFLQEEKQEPNVEIQDLICYWDTSQDAPSLQNLSLTVKSEQLVAVIGPVGAGKSSLLSAILGELPHDKGVLKVKGQLTYASQQPWVFPGTIRSNILFGKALHPQKYEKVLRACALKRDMELLPDGDLTVIGDRGATLSGGQKARVNLARAVYQDADIYLLDDPLSAVDAEVGRHLFEQCICGILKNKPRILVTHQLQYLQAANQILVLKEGHMVARGTYSELQRSGVDFTSLLKREEEGPQAPGVETECRSPCSRTLSQNSEVSHTSSIRSVKDGTEQLPAEPVQTVVEESRSEGTIGVGLYVKYLKAGANILVLIGVVLLQFLAQAAYILQDWWLAYWAGEQEKLNVNGTVTIQNGVNVTEQLNLDFYLGIYAGLTGATLIFGFARSLVMFNVLVKAAQSLHNRMFNSILRTPVRFFDVNPIGRVLNRFSKDIGQLDAALPWTFVDFIQIFLQIIGVVAVAASVIPWILIPLAPLIIVFLFLRRYFLQTSRDVKRLESTTRSPVFSHLSSSLQGLWTIRAFRAEERFQNTFDAYQDLHSESWFLFLVTSRWFAVRLDGMCAVFVTITAFGCLLLRDQVEAGSVGLALSYAVTLMGMFQWGVRQSAEVENMMTSVERVVEYTELESEAPWETQMRPPPEWPSQGLITFDRVSFSYSSDGPVVLKDMKAMFRPKEKVGIVGRTGAGKSSLVSALFRLAEPEGRIYIDGVLTSEIGLHDLRQKMSIIPQDPVLFTGTMRKNLDPFSQHTDEDLWNALQEVQLKSVVEELPNKMETVLAESGSNFSVGQRQLVCLARAVLRKNRILIIDEATANVDPRTDELIQKTIRDKFRECTVLTIAHRLNTIIDSDRILVLDAGQIHAYDEPYTLLQNHDGIFFKMVQQTGRQEAVALLQSAKQAYNSRSRPSTSNGGVGADGNLVIFETAL is encoded by the exons ATGGGGAAAACAACCACAGGCCAAATAGTGAACCTGCTATCCAATGATGTCAACAAGTTTGATGAG GTGACTATTTTCCTGCACTTCCTGTGGGTGGGGCCTCTCCAGGCGGCGGCCGTCCTGGGGCTGCTGTGGGTGGAGATTGGCCCATCATGCCTCGCAGGCATGGCCGTCCTCGTCATCCTCATGCCAACGCAGACCATGTTCGGAAGGCTCTTCTCCAAGTTCAG GAGTAAAACCGCTGCCTTGACTGACAATAGGATACGCACCATGAATGAAGTGGTGTCTGGAATCAGGATCATCAAAATGTATGCCTGGGAGAAGCCCTTCTCAGCACTGGTCAATGATGTCAGAAG GAAAGAGATCTCCAAGATCATGTCTAGCTCCTACCTGCGAGGCCTCAACATGGCCTCCTTCTTTGCGGCCAGTAAGATCATCGTCTTCATCACCTTCACCGTCTATGTCCTCCTGGGGAACACCATCTCAGCCAGCCGGGTGTTTGTGGCCGTGTCTTTGTACAGTGCCGTCCGCCTCACCGTCACCCTCTTCTTCCCCTCGGCCATAGAGAAACTGTCTGAGACGCGCATCAGCGTCCGCAGGATCAAG AATTTTCTCCTGTTGGATGAGATTGTGAAAAGCGAACATGGATTCCTCCAGGAGGAGAAGCAAGAGCCCAATGTGGAGATCCAGGACCTGATTTGCTACTGGGACACG AGTCAGGACGCCCCATCTCTCCAGAACCTGTCACTCACAGTAAAGTCAGAGCAGCTTGTCGCTGTCATTGGACCTGTGGGGGCTGGAAAG TCCTCTCTGCTCAGTGCCATCCTGGGGGAGTTGCCTCACGACAAAGGGGTGTTGAAGGTCAAAGGTCAGCTGACCTATGCCTCCCAGCAGCCCTGGGTGTTCCCCGGAACCATCCGCAGCAACATCCTGTTTGGCAAAGCGCTCCATCCTCAAAAATATGAGAAGGTCCTGAGAGCCTGCGCCCTCAAGAGG GACATGGAGCTGCTGCCAGACGGGGACCTGACAGTGATAGGGGACAGAGGAGCCACCCTCAGTGGGGGACAGAAAGCTAGAGTGAACCTGGCCCG GGCTGTGTACCAGGATGCTGATATCTACCTGCTGGACGACCCTCTAAGTGCTGTGGATGCTGAGGTCGGGAGACACCTGTTTGAACA GTGTATCTGTGGTATTCTGAAGAATAAGCCCCGCATCCTGGTCACCCACCAGTTGCAGTACCTCCAAGCAGCCAATCAGATCCTCGTCCTCAAGGAG GGTCACATGGTGGCAAGGGGGACGTACAGCGAACTCCAGCGCTCTGGGGTCGACTTCACCTCCCTCctgaagagggaagaggaggggccACAAGCCCCAGGGGTGGAGACTGAATGCCGCTCGCCATGCAGCCGCACCCTCTCGCAGAATTCAGAGGTCTCCCACACCTCCTCCATACGCTCTGTTAAAGATGGAACTGAACAGCTTCCG GCAGAGCCTGTCCAGACAGTAGTCGAGGAGAGCCGCTCGGAGGGGACCATCGGCGTCGGCCTCTATGTCAAGTACCTGAAGGCAGGCGCCAACATCCTGGTGTTGATAGGAGTTGTATTACTCCAGTTCCTAGCTCAG GCAGCATATATTCTGCAGGACTGGTGGTTGGCATATTG GGCAGGAGAGCAGGAGAAGCTCAACGTTAACGGCACTGTGACCATCCAAAATGGTGTCAACGTCACTGAACAGCTGAACCTGGATTTCTACCTCGGCATTTACGCAG GTTTGACTGGAGCAACTCTCATCTTTGGCTTTGCCAGGAGTCTGGTGATGTTCAATGTGCTGGTGAAAGCTGCTCAGTCTCTGCACAACCGCATGTTCAACTCTATCCTCCGGACACCTGTACGCTTCTTTGACGTCAACCCAATTG GAAGAGTCCTCAACCGCTTCTCTAAGGACATTGGCCAACTGGACGCGGCCTTACCTTGGACCTTTGTGGACTTCATTCAG ATATTCCTGCAGATCATCGGTGTGGTCGCTGTAGCGGCCTCCGTCATCCCCTGGATCCTCATCCCATTGGCTCCTCTTATCATCGTCTTCCTGTTCCTGAGACGCTACTTCCTGCAGACGTCACGAGATGTCAAGCGCCTGGAATCCACCA CTCGGAGTCCAGTCTTTTCCCACCTGTCCTCGTCCCTCCAAGGTCTGTGGACGATTCGAGCCTTCAGAGCTGAGGAGCGATTCCAAAATACCTTTGACGCTTATCAGGATCTGCACTCAG AATCCTGGTTCCTGTTCCTGGTCACCTCTCGCTGGTTCGCCGTCCGCCTGGATGGCATGTGTGCCGTTTTCGTCACCATCACCGCCTTCGGCTGCCTTCTGCTCCGAGACC AGGTGGAGGCTGGATCTGTAGGCCTGGCGTTGTCCTACGCTGTGACTCTCATGGGGATGTTCCAGTGGGGGGTACGGCAGAGTGCTGAGGTGGAGAACATG ATGACGTCAGTGGAGAGGGTGGTGGAGTACACAGAGCTGGAGAGTGAAGCACCCTGGGAAACCCAGATGCGTCCTCCTCCTGAGTGGCCGAGCCAAGGCCTCATCACCTTTGACCGAGTCAGCTTCTCCTACAGCTCAGACGGACCTGTGGTCCTGAAGGACATGAAGGCCATGTTCAGGCCCAAAGAAAAGGTTGGCATCGTGGGCAGGACGGGTGCGGGGAAAAGCTCCCTGGTATCGGCGCTCTTCCGCCTGGCAGAGCCAGAGGGCAGGATCTACATTGATGGAGTTCTGACCTCCGAGATCGGCCTCCATGACCTGCGCCAGAAGATGTCCATCATACCTCAG GACCCAGTGCTTTTCACCGGCACCATGAGGAAGAACCTGGACCCTTTCAGCCAGCACACAGACGAGGACCTGTGGAACGCTCTCCAAGAG GTCCAGCTGAAGTCTGTGGTGGAGGAGCTGCCCAATAAGATGGAGACGGTTCTGGCCGAGTCGGGCTCAAACTTCAGTGTGGGTCAGAGGCAGCTGGTCTGTCTGGCCCGAGCCGTTCTGAGGAAGAACCGCATCCTCATCATAGACGAGGCCACAGCCAACGTGGACCCCAG AACAGACGAGTTGATCCAGAAGACGATACGAGACAAGTTCAGGGAGTGCACCGTTCTCACCATCGCCCACCGCCTCAACACCATCATAGACAGCGACCGCATTCTG GTTCTAGACGCGGGTCAGATCCACGCATACGACGAGCCCTACACCCTACTTCAGAACCACGACGGTATCTTCTTCAAGATGGTccagcagacaggcaggcaggaggcTGTTGCCCTCCTGCAGTCAGCTAAACAG GCATACAACAGCCGGAGTCGTCCCAGTACGAGCAACGGAGGGGTTGGAGCGGACGGCAACTTGGTCATCTTTGAGACGGCCCTGTAA